A genomic window from Ruminiclostridium cellulolyticum H10 includes:
- a CDS encoding amidohydrolase family protein, whose protein sequence is MKKFTNAIIYGYKDANEILVEKGVIKEIGRELGSADEVIDLGGKLVIAPYVDPHLHLDYVYTLSELGQKGAGSGTLYEAIEIWPKFKEKLTVNSVKKLALKGIKDEVSQGVQHIRAQTDVTDPNFTALKAMLELREELKNIVEIQIVAFPQQGMYTYKGGRDLVEEALKMGADVVGGIPHYEPAREFGEKSVHDIVELALKYNKLIDVHCDETDDPQSRFVELLNALVLMEDYGTKTTASHTCSFGSADDSYAYRMIDLFKKSNMNFISCPTENAYLQGRHDSYPKRRGLTRVKEFMENEINIAFAQDSINDPWYPMGNGNMMNILDNGIHLAQIMSPEHIEKDLDLITSNGAQCLNIQDRYGLDVGKDANFIVVDGDSPFDVIRNRAGVLASIRKGEYLFKQNPVEYEVKLDLGVKY, encoded by the coding sequence ATGAAGAAATTTACAAATGCGATTATTTATGGTTATAAAGATGCAAATGAGATTTTAGTAGAAAAAGGAGTTATCAAGGAGATTGGTAGAGAACTTGGCTCAGCTGATGAAGTTATTGATTTGGGTGGGAAACTGGTTATTGCACCCTATGTAGATCCTCATCTACATTTAGATTATGTCTACACATTATCTGAGCTTGGGCAAAAAGGTGCTGGTTCAGGAACGCTTTATGAAGCAATTGAAATATGGCCAAAATTCAAAGAGAAGTTAACTGTAAATAGCGTTAAAAAACTTGCACTTAAGGGAATTAAAGATGAGGTTTCCCAAGGAGTACAACACATCCGTGCACAAACAGACGTTACAGATCCAAATTTTACGGCTCTAAAAGCGATGTTGGAACTCCGAGAAGAATTAAAGAATATCGTTGAAATCCAAATCGTAGCATTCCCTCAACAAGGAATGTACACTTATAAGGGTGGACGTGATTTAGTAGAAGAAGCTCTGAAGATGGGTGCCGATGTTGTTGGAGGAATTCCGCATTATGAGCCGGCTAGAGAATTTGGTGAAAAATCCGTTCACGACATAGTTGAACTTGCTTTGAAATACAATAAGCTTATAGACGTTCACTGTGATGAGACAGATGACCCGCAATCACGTTTTGTTGAGCTGTTAAATGCACTTGTTCTTATGGAGGATTACGGTACAAAAACTACTGCGAGTCATACTTGCTCATTTGGTTCAGCAGATGATTCATATGCATATAGAATGATAGACTTGTTCAAAAAGAGCAATATGAACTTCATATCTTGTCCAACTGAAAATGCATATCTTCAAGGCCGTCATGATTCATATCCTAAACGCCGTGGTCTTACAAGGGTAAAAGAATTCATGGAAAATGAAATTAATATTGCATTTGCACAAGATTCAATCAATGATCCTTGGTATCCAATGGGTAATGGTAATATGATGAATATTCTTGACAATGGTATTCATTTAGCACAAATCATGTCACCAGAACATATTGAAAAAGATTTAGATTTAATCACCTCCAATGGAGCTCAATGCTTAAATATCCAAGATAGATATGGATTGGATGTAGGTAAAGATGCAAACTTCATCGTTGTTGACGGAGACAGTCCATTCGATGTAATAAGAAATCGTGCTGGTGTTCTTGCTTCCATTAGAAAGGGAGAATATCTATTTAAACAAAATCCAGTAGAATATGAGGTTAAGCTTGATTTAGGCGTAAAATATTAA
- a CDS encoding SDR family NAD(P)-dependent oxidoreductase, producing the protein MAKVAIVTGGSRGLGRAMVLRLGKMGYNVVMNYVSDSSGKECEKNLEELRKMGVDGIYIQADASTYEGCETVVKAAVEKFGDKIDVLVNNAGVSNNAEFYKQDHADYEWLIRVNLLSVMHMTRLVLPYMVEAKKGNIINISSIGGLMGVINQADYCATKSGIIGFTRALALEYASRNIRVNAICPGMIDTDILKGVNQDELNALAATIPLGKIGDPECIAGSMQYLIENDYTTGVYLTPNGGIHMP; encoded by the coding sequence ATGGCAAAAGTAGCAATAGTTACGGGTGGATCAAGAGGATTAGGCAGGGCAATGGTTCTACGACTGGGCAAAATGGGTTATAACGTTGTAATGAACTATGTTAGTGATTCAAGTGGAAAAGAATGTGAAAAGAACCTAGAAGAACTAAGAAAAATGGGTGTTGATGGTATTTATATTCAAGCAGATGCCTCTACCTATGAAGGTTGTGAAACAGTTGTAAAGGCAGCTGTCGAAAAATTTGGTGATAAAATTGATGTTCTAGTGAACAATGCGGGCGTAAGTAATAATGCAGAATTTTATAAACAAGACCATGCAGATTATGAATGGCTCATTAGGGTAAACTTGTTATCTGTCATGCACATGACACGTCTTGTACTGCCATACATGGTAGAAGCTAAAAAAGGAAATATCATTAATATCTCATCTATTGGTGGTTTAATGGGCGTTATTAACCAAGCTGATTATTGTGCAACAAAATCAGGAATTATAGGATTTACACGTGCATTAGCTCTTGAATATGCTAGTAGAAACATTCGTGTAAATGCAATTTGTCCAGGAATGATCGATACAGATATCTTAAAGGGCGTAAACCAAGATGAATTAAATGCACTTGCAGCTACCATTCCTTTGGGAAAAATTGGTGACCCAGAATGCATTGCCGGATCAATGCAATACTTAATTGAAAACGACTACACAACAGGAGTCTATCTAACTCCTAACGGAGGAATTCACATGCCTTAA
- a CDS encoding response regulator has product MASILIVEDETVINELVKRNLQLVGHQCTSIFDGKTAVFEIQRQCYDLIILDIMLPGLDGFEVIKQSSETPTIFLTAKSSLAYRID; this is encoded by the coding sequence ATGGCATCTATTTTAATCGTTGAGGACGAAACGGTAATCAATGAGCTAGTTAAAAGGAACCTGCAGCTCGTAGGGCATCAGTGTACCTCAATTTTTGACGGAAAAACCGCTGTTTTTGAAATACAACGCCAATGTTACGATCTGATAATATTAGATATTATGCTACCTGGACTCGACGGGTTTGAAGTGATAAAGCAATCTAGTGAAACTCCCACGATTTTCCTGACTGCGAAAAGCAGTCTGGCCTATCGAATAGATTAA
- a CDS encoding CPBP family intramembrane glutamic endopeptidase, whose product MKKLKEIILKYPFISSIIIVGVAIAITYIPLPSMLSQNMEIQLADYLSGIIEQIAVSIFLVIGLKKLGLYERAGFSLRIKSMWLVWPILLFILLNASDMLTGEIKIDTTRPLVILAYLMVYLSTGFFEEILCRGLVYSLLINKWGRKRSGCYLAMILSSVSFGMVHFIHYFLGDASLIATIAQAIYATFIGVFFVACVVRNHSIYPAIILHGIVDIAGSLRQIAVGGGINKGYITMPLEWAVVYVIIALPLFLYGLFIVRKEYRNGIIKSGQVMNYLEVVEDWV is encoded by the coding sequence ATGAAGAAATTAAAAGAAATAATATTAAAATACCCATTTATTTCATCAATTATAATAGTGGGGGTGGCAATTGCTATAACATATATCCCTTTACCATCAATGTTATCACAAAATATGGAGATCCAGTTGGCGGACTACTTGTCAGGAATTATTGAACAGATAGCAGTAAGTATTTTTTTGGTCATTGGATTAAAAAAGTTAGGATTATATGAGAGAGCTGGGTTTTCATTAAGAATAAAAAGTATGTGGCTAGTATGGCCTATTTTACTATTTATTCTGTTAAATGCTTCGGATATGTTAACTGGAGAGATTAAAATTGATACAACAAGACCACTTGTTATATTGGCTTATTTGATGGTGTATTTATCAACAGGTTTTTTTGAAGAAATATTGTGCCGTGGATTAGTATATTCACTTTTAATTAACAAGTGGGGAAGAAAAAGAAGTGGGTGTTATCTGGCAATGATCCTATCTAGCGTATCGTTTGGAATGGTTCATTTTATTCATTACTTTTTAGGTGATGCATCATTGATAGCCACAATTGCGCAGGCAATATATGCTACATTTATAGGAGTATTCTTTGTAGCTTGCGTAGTAAGAAATCATAGTATTTATCCAGCTATTATCTTGCATGGGATAGTAGATATTGCAGGAAGTCTAAGACAAATTGCAGTAGGTGGCGGAATTAACAAAGGGTATATTACTATGCCATTAGAATGGGCAGTAGTTTATGTTATAATAGCATTACCATTATTCTTATATGGACTGTTTATTGTAAGAAAAGAATATCGAAATGGTATAATTAAAAGTGGACAAGTAATGAATTATTTGGAAGTGGTGGAAGATTGGGTATGA
- a CDS encoding response regulator transcription factor, whose product MMQKNMLVVDDDEDIREMIGTYFTREGYKVCFASDGKEGLELAKQNNYAIILLDVMMPQMDGYTMLANLRLFSDTPVILLTAKGEQMSKVKGFTKGCDDYLVKPFDFAELSLRIQAILKRVNDVVIKEEPNILIVKDLKIDLEGHSVKKNGIELELTSKEYKILRILASNRGRVYSTKMLYEIIWKEPFLENDNSVITHMRNLRDKIGDKVKDSRYIRTIWGTGYKIEKED is encoded by the coding sequence ATGATGCAAAAGAATATGTTAGTAGTTGATGATGATGAAGATATCAGAGAAATGATTGGTACTTATTTTACCAGAGAAGGGTATAAAGTTTGTTTTGCTAGTGATGGGAAAGAAGGATTAGAGCTAGCAAAACAAAATAACTATGCTATTATTCTTTTGGATGTAATGATGCCGCAGATGGATGGTTATACTATGCTGGCAAATCTGAGGTTATTTAGTGATACGCCAGTCATACTATTAACAGCAAAGGGAGAGCAAATGTCTAAAGTAAAAGGATTTACTAAAGGTTGTGATGATTACCTTGTAAAGCCCTTTGATTTTGCTGAATTATCTTTACGTATACAAGCTATCTTAAAACGTGTAAATGATGTCGTCATAAAAGAAGAACCCAATATTCTCATAGTAAAAGACTTAAAAATAGATTTAGAAGGGCATAGTGTTAAGAAAAATGGAATAGAATTGGAGCTTACTTCAAAGGAATATAAAATTCTCCGAATTTTAGCATCTAATAGAGGAAGGGTATATTCAACAAAAATGCTATATGAAATAATTTGGAAAGAACCATTTCTAGAGAATGATAACAGTGTTATTACTCATATGAGAAATTTAAGAGATAAAATTGGTGATAAAGTAAAAGATAGCAGATATATTAGGACTATCTGGGGAACGGGATATAAGATTGAAAAAGAAGATTAG
- a CDS encoding HAMP domain-containing sensor histidine kinase encodes MKKKIRLRVELVFIMLLSLIIAFTVAILIRNIGFEFHKESKEKRISQRYEECIIELEDKLLKVDMKDVNKINAILEENYSQLVGYEFYVVDENGRVISSSTPAMLEIDKVRIIDGARDYQISKSDANVFKITGCDSIKNGYYLYYTYLYFDENDTRMVAGALIGAVICFFFLIWGRISYISTIRLSVDKMTQGDLSEKVPCCYKNELRGLAEDINKMAEALENEEQKKNEFLTNISHDIRTPLTTILGYLNMIKNKNYDSEEALQGYIRIMERKGKFLASMLEDFFQYSKLASHDISIKYTKLDLNELLRQMKEDEEEEFLAKELKLELQLYPEVIYCMGDPELLARVVGNLLSNSIKYSQMNTSVLMKSSIEKVNYINYGVFSISNVPQESISEEEVSRLFERLYKRDNARKEEGSGLGLSIANNIIKLHGGKIEGHFVEERLIFKVYVRMQKL; translated from the coding sequence TTGAAAAAGAAGATTAGGTTACGTGTGGAATTGGTTTTTATAATGTTGTTATCGCTGATAATTGCATTTACAGTAGCAATTCTTATAAGAAATATTGGATTTGAATTTCATAAGGAATCAAAAGAAAAACGAATCAGTCAACGATATGAAGAATGCATTATAGAATTAGAAGATAAGTTATTAAAAGTTGATATGAAAGATGTAAATAAGATAAATGCTATTTTAGAGGAAAATTATAGCCAATTGGTAGGATATGAGTTCTATGTAGTTGATGAAAATGGAAGGGTTATTAGCAGTAGTACACCTGCCATGTTAGAAATAGATAAAGTACGTATAATAGATGGGGCAAGGGATTACCAGATATCAAAATCAGATGCTAATGTATTTAAAATTACAGGATGTGATAGTATCAAAAATGGGTACTATTTATATTATACTTATCTATATTTTGATGAGAATGACACAAGGATGGTAGCAGGAGCATTAATTGGAGCGGTAATTTGCTTTTTTTTCCTCATATGGGGTAGAATATCATACATTTCAACCATTCGTTTATCTGTAGATAAGATGACTCAGGGGGATTTGAGTGAAAAAGTACCTTGTTGTTACAAGAATGAATTGAGAGGATTGGCAGAAGATATAAATAAAATGGCAGAAGCTCTGGAAAATGAGGAGCAGAAAAAGAATGAATTTCTGACTAATATTTCTCATGATATTAGAACACCATTAACTACTATTCTTGGCTATCTTAATATGATTAAGAATAAAAACTATGATTCAGAGGAAGCGTTACAAGGTTATATACGGATTATGGAACGTAAGGGAAAGTTCCTTGCATCTATGTTGGAGGATTTTTTTCAGTATTCCAAGCTGGCGTCTCATGATATATCCATAAAATATACAAAACTGGATTTAAATGAATTATTACGTCAAATGAAAGAAGATGAGGAAGAAGAATTCTTGGCAAAAGAATTGAAATTAGAATTGCAATTATATCCCGAAGTAATCTACTGTATGGGAGATCCAGAGTTATTAGCTAGGGTGGTAGGAAATTTGTTATCTAATTCAATAAAATATTCCCAAATGAATACATCAGTTCTTATGAAAAGCAGCATCGAGAAGGTTAATTACATAAATTATGGTGTGTTTTCAATCAGCAATGTTCCACAGGAATCTATATCAGAAGAAGAAGTATCACGACTTTTTGAGCGACTATATAAGAGAGATAATGCAAGAAAAGAAGAAGGAAGTGGCTTGGGATTATCAATAGCAAATAATATAATAAAATTGCATGGTGGTAAAATCGAAGGACATTTCGTGGAAGAACGATTAATATTTAAAGTATATGTTAGGATGCAGAAGCTTTAG
- a CDS encoding IS481-like element ISCce1 family transposase, with amino-acid sequence MTAQDRIVKNKMSLIELAEYLQNVSEACKIHGVSRQHFYDIKKAYEENGLEGLKDKTRRKPCMKNRVAPETEEAVLRIAYEKPAYGQLRASNELRKQGVLVSAGGVRSIWQRYNIETFDKRLKKLEEKAAKEGILYTEDQLAALEKAQQEKNISIDEIDTQHPGYLLAQDTFYVGYIKGVGRIYQQTAIDTYSAVGFAKLYTAKVPVTAADILNDRVLPFFENHMIPIMRVLTDRGTEYCGAPEKHLYELFLQMNDIEHTMTKAKSPQTNGICERFNQTILNEFYKPAFRRTMYKSVEQMQEDLDFYMLEYNEERTHQGKRCKGKTPMQTFLDSLPLAREKLLNDPAS; translated from the coding sequence ATGACAGCACAAGATCGTATAGTTAAAAACAAAATGAGCCTGATTGAGTTGGCCGAATATCTTCAAAACGTAAGTGAAGCATGTAAAATTCATGGAGTCAGCAGACAGCACTTCTATGATATTAAGAAAGCTTACGAGGAAAATGGTCTGGAAGGATTAAAGGACAAGACCAGAAGAAAGCCTTGTATGAAAAACAGGGTTGCTCCAGAAACTGAGGAAGCCGTATTAAGAATAGCATATGAAAAGCCGGCATACGGGCAGCTCAGGGCAAGTAACGAACTGAGAAAACAAGGAGTTCTTGTATCAGCCGGAGGGGTAAGATCAATCTGGCAGAGATATAATATAGAAACCTTTGACAAGAGACTCAAAAAGCTTGAAGAAAAGGCTGCCAAGGAAGGCATACTTTACACTGAAGATCAGCTCGCTGCTCTGGAAAAGGCACAGCAGGAAAAGAATATATCCATAGACGAGATAGATACCCAGCACCCGGGATATTTGCTGGCACAGGACACTTTCTATGTGGGCTATATCAAAGGTGTTGGACGTATATATCAGCAAACTGCCATAGATACTTATTCGGCAGTGGGATTCGCAAAATTATATACAGCCAAGGTACCAGTAACAGCAGCAGATATATTAAATGACAGAGTCTTACCGTTCTTTGAGAATCATATGATACCGATAATGAGAGTACTCACAGACAGAGGAACGGAGTACTGTGGAGCACCTGAGAAACACTTGTATGAGTTATTTCTGCAGATGAACGACATTGAGCACACAATGACAAAGGCTAAAAGCCCTCAAACAAACGGTATATGCGAGCGTTTTAACCAAACAATTCTGAATGAATTTTATAAACCCGCATTCCGAAGGACAATGTATAAATCAGTTGAACAAATGCAGGAGGATTTGGATTTTTATATGCTGGAATACAACGAAGAGCGAACACATCAGGGGAAAAGGTGTAAAGGCAAGACGCCGATGCAGACATTTCTTGACAGCTTGCCTCTTGCCCGAGAGAAGCTCCTGAATGATCCTGCGAGTTAA
- a CDS encoding dockerin type I domain-containing protein produces MFCKKGFKKSLCFILSGILTLSLVAATNTSVSAADASEKVFKPLPYEYKMNSSKQGTIERLSYRWGNDTKYFNVYLPNGYSQSDTSKKYNVVYLMHGGGEDENLLFGGPGQNKELKVIIDNMIAKGDIKPVIVVTPSFYKGNNDVAGFPQELTTSVIPLVETKYNTYLKSNSAADMKASRDHRAFGGFSMGSVCTWYTFINCLDYVKYFMPLSGDCWALGSTAGSSKPGETAQYLADVVKKSGYKAPQDYKLFCATGDGDIAYPNMKPQIEAMKKYTNTFIYSSDVKNGNFYFMVANGGTHAWNWINQYIYNILPDLFQDIEPIQTLGDLNSDGSVDATDYALLKMHMLNVAPLTGDALKNADVDRNGQVDSIDFAMIKMYLLGTISSFPV; encoded by the coding sequence ATGTTTTGCAAAAAAGGTTTTAAAAAGAGCTTGTGTTTTATTCTGTCGGGTATTCTGACTCTGAGTCTGGTGGCTGCTACTAATACATCGGTATCTGCTGCTGATGCTAGCGAGAAAGTTTTCAAACCACTTCCTTATGAGTACAAAATGAATAGTTCAAAGCAAGGCACTATTGAAAGGTTAAGTTACAGATGGGGTAACGATACTAAGTATTTTAACGTCTATCTTCCTAACGGATATAGCCAGTCTGATACTTCTAAAAAGTATAACGTTGTATATCTGATGCACGGTGGCGGCGAAGATGAGAATTTATTATTCGGCGGACCAGGTCAGAACAAGGAATTAAAAGTAATAATTGATAATATGATTGCAAAGGGAGATATTAAACCGGTTATAGTTGTTACACCATCATTTTACAAAGGTAATAATGATGTTGCAGGTTTCCCCCAGGAATTAACTACTTCAGTTATTCCATTAGTTGAAACCAAATATAATACATATTTAAAATCAAATAGTGCTGCGGACATGAAGGCCTCCAGAGATCACAGGGCATTTGGCGGATTCTCAATGGGTTCGGTATGTACATGGTACACATTTATTAACTGCCTTGACTATGTTAAATATTTTATGCCTTTAAGCGGTGACTGTTGGGCATTAGGTTCAACAGCAGGAAGCAGTAAACCTGGAGAAACAGCACAGTATCTGGCAGATGTTGTAAAGAAATCCGGTTATAAAGCACCTCAAGACTACAAACTGTTCTGTGCTACAGGCGATGGCGATATTGCATATCCTAATATGAAGCCACAGATAGAAGCAATGAAAAAATACACAAATACTTTCATATATTCATCCGATGTTAAAAACGGAAATTTCTATTTTATGGTTGCGAATGGTGGTACACATGCATGGAATTGGATTAATCAGTACATTTATAACATATTACCGGATTTGTTTCAAGATATAGAACCTATTCAAACCTTGGGTGATTTGAATAGTGATGGTTCAGTTGACGCAACAGATTATGCACTCTTAAAAATGCATATGCTTAATGTAGCACCGCTTACGGGAGATGCTCTTAAAAATGCAGATGTGGATAGAAACGGACAAGTTGACTCCATCGACTTTGCAATGATTAAAATGTATCTGCTTGGTACTATATCATCTTTCCCTGTGTAG
- a CDS encoding stalk domain-containing protein — MLNMDSTAEIKDNRTFVPVKYIAEAVGADVLFDIF; from the coding sequence ATCCTCAATATGGATTCAACAGCAGAAATAAAGGATAATAGAACATTTGTACCTGTAAAATACATAGCTGAAGCTGTTGGAGCTGATGTTCTTTTTGATATATTTTAG
- a CDS encoding DNA topoisomerase III, whose protein sequence is MGFTLILAEKPSVARDLAKVLNCGQNANGYIMGKKYIVTWALGHLVTLADPEAYGNKYKTWNLEDLPMLPNKMELVVIKQTAKQYGVVRGLLNRADVDELVIATDSGREGELVARWIIMKAGFKKPIKRLWISSQTDKAIKEGFAKLRPSKEYDNLYYSAQSRAEADWLIGLNVTRALTCKYNAQLSAGRVQTPTLAMIVEREEEIRKFRPKDYWTISAQFNGFTVQWQDSRNNQTRTFNKEEADGIVAKITGQMGEVVEVKKETKKELPPLAYDLTELQRDANKKFSYSAKQTLNIMQRLYESHKLVTYPRTDSRYITDDIVPTLNERLKSIAVGPYAKLVQGVMRNKPSVTKRFVDNSKVTDHHAIIPTEQFVDLFSLNSEERNIYDLIVKRFIAVLSKPFEYEQTTVKLDIAGESFYAKGKIVKSSGWKTVYDGFGKLDEDDEDDNDQSLPDIQKGHKAKVVGPKSINGKTKPPARYTEATLLSAMEHPGKFVDNKALKEALESTSGLGTPATRADIIEKLFNTFYIERKGKEIYPTSKGTQLISLVPTDLKSPELTAKWEQQLTLISKGKVNSNVFVNDMKKYARKLVGAVIASSEQFKHDNVTREKCPECGKYLLEVNGKKGKMHICPDRECGYRKSVTVISNARCPECHKKMEIRGEGENKSFYCSCGYREKLDAFKKRKGQQVDKREVAKFMRQQEKDENINSALADALAKWKNN, encoded by the coding sequence ATGGGTTTTACATTAATATTAGCAGAAAAACCTTCGGTAGCAAGAGATTTGGCAAAAGTCCTGAACTGCGGGCAAAATGCCAATGGCTATATAATGGGAAAAAAATATATCGTAACCTGGGCCTTGGGACATCTTGTTACCCTTGCAGACCCTGAAGCTTACGGCAACAAGTACAAGACATGGAATCTGGAAGACCTGCCAATGCTGCCAAACAAAATGGAACTGGTAGTAATAAAGCAGACTGCAAAACAGTACGGAGTAGTCAGAGGTCTTTTGAACAGGGCCGATGTGGACGAGCTTGTAATAGCCACTGATTCCGGGCGTGAAGGTGAGCTTGTAGCCAGATGGATTATAATGAAGGCAGGATTTAAAAAGCCGATAAAGCGTCTATGGATTTCATCCCAGACGGACAAGGCCATAAAGGAAGGGTTTGCAAAATTAAGGCCTTCCAAGGAATACGACAACCTATACTATTCGGCACAGAGCAGGGCAGAAGCCGACTGGCTCATTGGTCTTAATGTCACAAGGGCATTGACCTGCAAATACAATGCTCAGCTATCAGCAGGGAGAGTACAGACACCTACACTTGCCATGATTGTAGAAAGAGAAGAGGAAATTCGTAAATTCAGGCCCAAGGACTATTGGACAATTTCCGCACAGTTTAACGGATTTACGGTACAGTGGCAGGATAGCAGAAACAATCAGACCAGAACTTTCAACAAAGAAGAGGCGGACGGAATAGTAGCTAAAATAACAGGACAGATGGGTGAAGTAGTTGAGGTAAAAAAAGAAACTAAGAAAGAATTGCCTCCATTGGCTTACGACCTGACAGAGCTGCAAAGAGATGCAAACAAAAAATTCTCATATTCAGCAAAACAAACCCTTAACATAATGCAGCGTCTTTATGAATCACACAAGCTGGTTACGTATCCAAGAACAGATTCAAGGTACATAACGGATGACATTGTACCTACCTTGAACGAACGCTTGAAAAGCATAGCGGTGGGCCCTTATGCAAAGCTTGTACAGGGAGTTATGAGAAACAAACCAAGTGTTACAAAAAGGTTTGTGGATAACAGCAAGGTTACAGACCACCATGCCATAATACCAACAGAACAATTTGTGGACTTATTCTCACTGAATTCAGAAGAGAGAAATATATATGACCTTATAGTAAAAAGATTTATTGCAGTACTAAGCAAGCCGTTTGAATATGAGCAGACTACAGTAAAGCTTGATATAGCAGGAGAAAGTTTTTATGCAAAAGGGAAAATTGTCAAATCATCGGGCTGGAAAACAGTCTATGACGGTTTTGGAAAACTTGATGAAGACGATGAAGATGATAATGACCAGTCACTGCCGGATATCCAGAAGGGCCATAAGGCAAAAGTTGTCGGACCTAAATCAATAAACGGAAAAACAAAGCCACCCGCAAGGTATACTGAGGCCACTTTACTTTCTGCAATGGAGCATCCGGGGAAATTTGTTGACAACAAAGCGTTAAAGGAAGCCTTAGAAAGCACCAGCGGACTTGGCACACCAGCTACAAGAGCAGATATAATAGAAAAGCTTTTTAATACGTTTTATATAGAAAGAAAGGGTAAGGAAATTTACCCTACCTCAAAGGGAACTCAACTTATTTCACTGGTTCCTACTGATTTGAAATCTCCTGAACTTACTGCAAAGTGGGAGCAGCAGCTTACCCTTATAAGTAAAGGTAAAGTCAATTCAAATGTGTTTGTAAATGATATGAAAAAATATGCAAGAAAATTAGTGGGAGCGGTTATAGCAAGTTCGGAACAGTTCAAACATGATAACGTAACCCGGGAAAAGTGTCCCGAATGTGGGAAATACCTTCTGGAAGTAAACGGTAAAAAAGGCAAAATGCATATCTGTCCTGACAGAGAATGTGGCTACAGAAAGTCTGTAACCGTAATATCAAATGCCAGATGCCCTGAATGTCACAAGAAAATGGAAATCAGAGGAGAGGGAGAAAATAAGTCATTTTACTGTTCATGCGGTTATAGGGAGAAGTTGGACGCTTTTAAGAAACGTAAAGGTCAACAGGTTGATAAAAGGGAGGTTGCCAAATTCATGAGGCAGCAGGAAAAGGACGAAAACATAAACTCTGCACTTGCTGATGCATTGGCAAAGTGGAAAAATAATTGA
- the larE gene encoding ATP-dependent sacrificial sulfur transferase LarE → MSVFDKLDFLKTNIKALGSAAVAFSGGVDSSLLLKVAYDVLGNGVVAVTAHSSTYPEREMNEAKEFTANYGIKHRIIDSDELEVKGFSDNPVNRCYLCKNELYDKIQLVAKEENVKYILEGSNHDDLGDYRPGFQAVSEHGVLSPLKDALLTKDEIRFLSKEMGLKSWDKPAFACLSSRFPYGEKITHQRLRMIDRAEQLLLDLGFKQVRVRFHGDIARIEVGQEQFLKFTDNEIREKVYSEFKKIGFMYTALDLKGYRTGSMNEGLTL, encoded by the coding sequence ATGAGCGTATTTGACAAACTTGATTTTCTAAAAACAAACATAAAAGCATTGGGAAGTGCTGCCGTAGCTTTTTCGGGCGGAGTGGACTCTTCCCTTTTATTAAAGGTTGCATATGATGTACTGGGGAACGGTGTTGTGGCAGTGACAGCACATTCTTCTACATATCCTGAAAGAGAGATGAATGAAGCAAAGGAATTTACGGCAAACTATGGCATAAAACATAGAATAATAGATTCGGACGAGCTGGAAGTTAAAGGTTTTTCGGATAATCCCGTAAACCGCTGTTATTTATGTAAAAATGAGCTGTATGATAAAATCCAGTTAGTTGCAAAAGAAGAAAATGTAAAATATATTCTGGAAGGCTCCAACCATGATGATCTTGGGGACTACAGACCCGGCTTTCAGGCTGTTAGCGAACATGGCGTCCTCAGCCCTTTAAAGGATGCACTGCTTACAAAAGACGAAATACGTTTTCTTTCAAAGGAGATGGGTCTTAAAAGCTGGGACAAACCTGCATTTGCGTGCCTGTCCTCAAGATTTCCATACGGAGAGAAAATTACTCATCAAAGGCTCAGGATGATTGACAGGGCGGAGCAGCTATTATTAGACTTGGGCTTTAAGCAGGTAAGAGTGAGATTTCATGGAGATATAGCTAGAATTGAAGTTGGTCAGGAGCAATTCTTAAAATTTACTGATAATGAAATTAGAGAAAAAGTTTATTCAGAATTTAAAAAAATAGGATTTATGTATACTGCTCTGGATTTAAAGGGCTATAGAACGGGCAGCATGAACGAAGGATTAACGTTGTAA